A DNA window from Porites lutea chromosome 6, jaPorLute2.1, whole genome shotgun sequence contains the following coding sequences:
- the LOC140940455 gene encoding RAD50-interacting protein 1-like — MANETVEEEDLSKEVTAFLDKNVGVEKETTSKIYSLLQDALMKKKCLEMELWQAECRTPEKIQDVLDKGCSAVKEIKSLHEQHQELTVKVDNHVQKLQPLVERLSGLITQIAEVERFRAYVSWIQKIKSVSFQLQQFVESGQLNWAVEQLTVLSELAKLLSDSRCCNLTKFVKEMHLHWQKILLNKLASEFDDVMKVLKWPFTSVSNAPPLSTTSDDYSRLENVFVLLLKLQEFNKTSSETAEDKSEILLPLDWLLKPFRKRFTFHFYGNKQTNNLEKPEWYFTQVLNWIKNHSDFLQHTIQPILERTEFGSIDAKTEFIAGLLKVVVQKLEHSIPQIIDDDILFSHFIDELLLFNKELGLAHNYHSTEHGCLHVLTTDSCLARWLELERNYAISNMESVLASSSAWTPKYKEVGDVDDTRTPECAESFMTLLTVITDRYRNLPGVSHQERFLEVQLFLLESFISRLSLEAEENSFAPAGLHYCSVLNASDYIKLILQEWSEQMLFLRLNQHHNLSMDSSKCAKTLNAAFKVEEKCEKEEEEGDSPVTGSVFDGVLQSLQDLKEQMIRVIVDHIVHGFRMLSKPYKKEKWHIFPHPKDVLLLTLSSSACEMLLFVKGRFQILREQLASSIFSVVWKQLAQALNKFIFEEIILQCHFNEGGAAQLQFDLTKNLFTLFLEYTQKPENFFKEVKEACILLNLLPGSAVLLRDLLKSSPDNAICEKEDVPPSRAALQDAGVYRLTPDEALKVLNLRVHLPNV, encoded by the exons ttgtggCAGGCAGAGTGCCGCACCCCTGAGAAGATTCAAGATGTCCTTGACAAGGGCTGCTCAGCAGTGAAGGAGATCAAGAGTCTTCATGAGCAGCACCAAGAGCTGACTGTTAAAGTTGATAACCATGTTCAAAAGCTTCAGCCTTTGGTTGAAAGGCTGTCTGGGTTAATTACACAGATTGCTGAGGTGGAAAGATTTCGTGCTTATGTAAGCTGGATACAGAAGATTAAATCAGTAAG ttttcagctTCAACAGTTTGTAGAAAGTGGTCAATTAAACTGGGCTGTAGAACAGTTGACAGTGCTGTCTGAATTAGCTAAACTTCTCAGTGACTCAAGATGTTGTAACTTGACCAAGTTTGTGAAGGAGATGCATCTACATTGGCAGAAGATTCTCCTCAATAAGTTAGCAAG TGAATTTGATGATGTCATGAAGGTTTTAAAGTGGCCTTTCACTTCAGTTTCGAATGCACCTCCTTTGTCCACAACATCTGATGACTACAGCAGACTTGAAAATGTATTTGTCCTCCTGCTTAAACTGCAAGAATT TAACAAAACATCGTCTGAAACTGCTGAggataaaagtgaaattttgctCCCATTAGACTGGTTACTTAAGCCCTTCAGAAAGAGGTTCACCTTTCATTTTTATGGaaataagcaaacaaataatcttgaaaag cCTGAATGGTATTTTACTCAAGTCCTGAATTGGATCAAGAATCACAGTGATTTTCTTCAGCACACAATACAACCCATACTTGAAAGGACTGAATTTGGATCTATAGATGCAAAG actgAATTTATTGCTGGATTATTAAAAGTTGTTGTGCAGAAATTGGAACATAGCATTCCTCAAATAATAGATGATGacattttattttcccattttaTTGATGAACTACTGTTATTTAACAAAGAACTTGGTTTGGCTCATAATTATCATTCAACAGAACATGGCTGTTTACATGTGCTTACTACTGATTCTTGTCTGGCAAGGTGGCTAGAGTTAGAAAGAAACT aTGCTATATCAAACATGGAATCAGTATTAGCTTCTTCATCAGCTTGGACACCTAAATATAAAGAAGTGGGGGATGTAGATGACACACGGACACCAGAATGTGCTGAAAGCTTCATGACTCTTCTGACGGTTATAACAG ATCGGTATAGAAATTTACCTGGTGTTTCACACCAGGAGCGATTTTTAGAAGTTCAGCTCTTTCTTTTGGAGAGTTTTATCTCCAGATTGAGTCTTGAAGCAGAGGAGAACTCTTTCGCACCAGCTGGTTTACATTACTGCTCTGTATTGAATGCTTCTGATTACATCAAGCTTATACTTCAGGAGTGGAGCGAGCAAATG cTATTTCTTAGACTCAATCAGCACCATAATCTATCCATGGACTCTTCAAAGTGTGCGAAAACTCTAAATGCAGCCTTTAAGGTtgaagaaaaatgtgaaaaggaagaagaagagggGGATTCCCCAGTGACAGGAAGTGTATTTGATGGTGTGTTGCAGTCCCTGCAGGATTTAAAAGAACAAATGATCAGAGTTATCGTTGATCATATTGTGCACGGGTTCCGGATGTTAAGCAAACCATATAAGAAAGAAAA gTGGCACATATTTCCTCATCCAAAGGATGTGCTTCTATTAACTCTATCCTCGTCAGCTTGTGAAATGTTGCTTTTTGTGAAGGGAAGGTTTCAAATTCTCCGAGAACAGCTGGCAAGTAGTATCTTCAGTGTGGTATGGAAACAACTTGCACAAGCACTAAACAAGTTTATATTTGAGGAG ATAATTCTGCAGTGTCACTTTAATGAAGGAGGGGCAGCCCAGTTACAGTTTGACTTGACAAAGAATCTCTTTACATTGTTTCTGGAATACACCCAAAAACCAGAGAATTTCTTCAAAGA GGTCAAAGAAGCTTGTATCTTGTTAAATCTTCTACCAGGCTCCGCTGTGCTATTAAGAGACTTGCTTAAGTCGTCTCCAGACAATGCCATCTGTGAAAAGGAAGACGTGCCTCCGTCCCGTGCTGCCTTGCAGGATGCTGGGGTATACAGATTAACTCCTGATGAAGCTCTGAAAGTTCTTAATCTAAGAGTGCACCTACCAAATGTTTAA